Part of the Thermococcus barossii genome is shown below.
ACGAGGATTACCCTAACGCGCTTTCCGAGTTCCCTCATTCTCTCACCGGGGAACGGGTGGACGGTCTTCGGCACGAAGAGGCCGGCCTTTATCCCTTCCTCCCTCGCCTTCAGAACCGCACCGAGGGCCGGACGGGCTGTCACACCCCAGCTGACGACGAGTATTTCAGCATCGTCCGTGAAGTGCTCCTCGTACCTCTCGTAAACTTCGCGGTTCTTCTCTATCTTCCGGTGGATTCTCCTCACGAGCCTGTCGTGGACCTCTGGCGTGTAGACGTCCCTCAGCCCGTTCTCCTTGTGGGTAGAGCCGGTGACGTGGGTGAAGTAGCCGTGGCCGAAGAGCGGCATCGGTGGGACACCGTCGCCGTGGGGGTCGCCGAAGGGAAGCTTAGCCTCCTCCTCATTTGCAGGAAGCTTGCGGTAGGTTATCTCCACCTCCGAGACGTCCGGAATCCTTATCTGCTCCCGTGTGTGGGCGAGCACTCCATCGAAGAGAACCACAACCGGAGTTCTCAGCTTTTCGGCGATGTTGAAAGCTCGTATCGTCTCCCAGAATGCGTCCTGCCCGCTGGTCGGCGAGAGTGCAACTATCGGATGGTCGCCGTGGGTTCCCCATCTGGCCTGGAAGAAGTCGCCCTGGGCACCCTTCGTCGCCTGTCCCGTGCTCGGCCCGCTCCTCTGGACATCAACGAGGACGAGCGGCGTTTCCGTCATCACAGCGTAGCCGAGGTTCTCCTGCATTAGGCTAAACCCGGGTCCGGCCGTTGCCGTCATGACCTTGAACCCGGTCCAGGAGGCTCCGACCATCGCCGCTATGCTCCCAATCTCGTCCTCCATCTGGAGGTAGTACCCATGAAGCTTCGGAAGCTCGCGTGCCATCGTCTCGGCGATTTCGCTGGATGGGGTTATAGGGTAACCGGCATAGAAGCGGCACCCCGCGAAAAGCGCGCCATAAGCGACCGCCTCGTTACCCTGCATGAAGTAGTTGCCCGGCTTGTAGAGCTTTCTAAGGAGCCTGAGCTGTTCAGGCTCATCACCGCGAATAATCATGGTCACCACCTTACGGCTATGGCGAAGTCGGGGCAGAGGAGCTCGCAGAGCTTGCACTTGACGCACTTCTCGGCGTGAACGGGAACGGGGTAGTGGACACCTTTCTCGCTTAGCTCTTTGCTCCACTCAAAGACCTTTCTGGGGCACATCTCGACGCAGATACCGCAGCCCTTGCACAGAAAAGTGTCCACGTCGATTTCAACGATTCCTTCCGCCTTGCCGGTCACGAGGTAGTCAGACCTTTCGACCACGGTTTTCCCTTCGACATCTGACATAAGCATCACCCGAGATTTGTTAAGCCCTTTTACGTTTGTCAACATTTAAAGCTTTCGTGGGTGCGCATAAATGTGCATCAAAGAATCACGAGGGGCGTTATAAAAAGGGCGAAAAGAAAGCATGAAAATTCTTTCAAAAGCGAAATAACTTCACCACGTCATCAGCTGCCAGTCGAGGAGGCCGTTCTCGACTATGTAATCCCATTTCTCGCGGCACTCGGGCTTGAGATTCTCGATGTAGCTGATGTCCTGAGTCGCGGAGAACTTCTTTATTGCCCTGCCTATGACCCTGTCGTAGTCGGTGAGGCAGTTGTGGGGTCCCCTCTTTGAACCAGCTCCCACCGGGTCGCTGAGGATCCTCTTGTTCGGGAAGCGCTTCTTAGCCCAGATTAGAACCTCGACCGCACTCCAGAGCCAGGGCGGGCGGTATTCACCTTTTTCCCATAGCCTCTCGTAGAGCGTCCCCTTCTGGATGTCCGTGATGTTTATCGAGAAGGTATCAGTGTAGGGTTCTGCCTTGATTATGCTCTCCTTGATGTCCTCAATTCCATCCCTCTCGCCCAGGAAGATGGGCTTCAGCAGGAGGTAGGTCTTAACCTTCGCTCCTGCCTCGTGTGTTATCTCCGCCGCCTTAACGAAGTCCTCGAAGGTGTTTCCCTTGTTGATTGAGACGTCGGCAATATCGTCGTTTGCTGTCTCAAGGCCGATCGCAACCTCAAAGTGCTTACCGGGGACTATCTCGGCCAGCTCCTTAACGGCATCGTAGCGAACCAGCTCGCTCCTACTCTCTATAACTATCTCCTCGACGTTGTCCATCTTCGCCAGGATTTCAAAGATTCTCCTCCTCGTCTCGGGTTTAAGCTCACCGTTGTCAAGGAACGAGCCCGAGGTGAACATCCTCACGGCGAAGGGACCCTCCTTTCCCTCAATCTTCTTCAAAGCCTCTCTCACGTAGTCCACTATCGCGTCCTGGCTCCACCTAACCTTGGGCGCTGCCGTTGGATATGCGCACATGTAGCAGGCCTGGTTAATCCTGAAGCGGTAGCAGCCTATAGTCGGGAGTATGATGAACAGTGCCGTTCCCGGCTTTCCAGCGACGTTGTCCTCGCTCGTCCAGTAGGTCATTCTCTCACCTAAGCCTCGCTGGAAGTTAGGGTTTTTAAAGGTGAGGGCTTAACGGAAACCATGCCAAGGATACTCATCACGAACGACGACGGGATTTATTCCAGGGGCTTGAGGGCCGCCGTCCAAGCGGTGGCAGGCCTTGGGGAGGTTTACGTTGTCGCGCCCCTCTATCAGATGAGTGCGAGCGGAAGGGCCATGACCCTGCACAGGCCCCTCAGAGCCAAGCTCGTTGACGTCCCGGGGGCGAAGATAGCATACGGCATAGACGGAACTCCAACGGACTGTGTGATATTCGCCCTAGCGCGCTTTACGGAGTTCGACCTGGCGATAAGCGGCATCAACCTTGGGGAAAACCTGAGCACCGAGATAACGGTCTCGGGAACAGCTTCGGCCGCCATAGAGGCCGCCACCAATGGAATTCCAAGCATAGCGATAAGCCTTGAGGTCAGCAGGGAGAAATACAAATTCGGGGAGGGAAACGAGGTTGACTTTTCAGTGGCCTCTTACTTCCTGAGAAAGGTGGCCCGGGCGGTTCTGAGGAACGGACTTCCAGATGGCGTTGACATGCTTAACGTGAACGTTCCAAGCGATGCCAGCGAGGAAACAGGGATAGCGGTCACGAGGCTCGCCCACAGAATGTACCGGCCTACCATAGAGGAGCGCATAGACCCCAAGGGTAACCCCTACTACTGGATAGTCGGCAGGAAATGCAGGGAGTTCGAGCTAGGAACTGATGCCTACGCCCTGAAGGTTGAAAGAAAGGTAAGCGTAACGCCCATAAACATCGACATGACTGCGAGGGTTGATCTTGAGGACTTATACGAACTTTTAGTCATTTGACACATCTTTATGTCTCCTAGCATGCAATTGTATCCATCAGGTTCGGTTTGGGGAAGAGTAACGTGCCGGCGTATTAATTTCTGTCCACACAAAGGTTATTAAGTGTTTCCGGATATGTCCAAACAGTGATTCCCGTAAAGATGCCTGTACTTGATGCTCTTCACAGCACTATTAGGGAGTTGGTAAGACGAACGGAAGGCTTGGTGCACACCTGTAAAGGTAACCCCAGAGGTGTGGTAAATCCATGAAGCTTCGTTCGCTCCTTTATCCCTTCCTCTTTCCTGCGTGGGAGTTCCTGCTCATGGTTTCACTCCCTTCGAGGTATTATGTTAAAGCATTCTGCCTTCAAATACACCCATATCCAATCTGCGACTTTCACTTTGGGCCGTCAGCAACTTTCGTCCTTTTCGCAACAGCACCGTTCCTAATCGCAATCATCCTCGGCCTCTGGAAGAAATGGGGCAAACTCGTAGCATTTGGAGTTCCTTCCCTTGCCGTCGTTTTAATAACGATTCTTCTCCTGGACATCTTCGAAAGGTCATGGATTTCTTTTTTCGTACCTGCAACGGTCTCGGTGGTCCTGTACAGCCTCCCAGGTATAAGACTGGACGGCCAGATAAGAAGAGTGGAAAGGCTGATATGGATAGCCACGTCACTCATAGTCTCGTTTATCCTCTGCCTTATGGTGTGGGGTGGAACATCTGTCTCGGTATGAAACGTTTCACCCCTCTCCAAAAATCCTCTCCACGAACCACTTCTCGTCGAAGGGTTTGAGGTCGTCGTAGCCCTGACCGACGCCGACGAAGAGTATGGGCGCGCCTATAGCGTGGCTTATGCTCAGCGCCGCACCGCCCCTCGCGTCCGCATCGAGCTTTGTGAGAATTACTCCGTCTATCTTAACAGCTTCGTTGAACTGCTTCGCCTGCTCGACGACGGCGTTTCCGCTCAGGCTGTCGCCGACGAATATCACCAGGTCGGGCTTGGTTACGCGCGCTATCTTCTTCATCTCATCCATGAGGTTTCTGTTCAGCTCGTTCCTCCCGGCGGTGTCTATGAGAACGACATCAAGTCCTCTGGCCTTCGCGTGCTGGATTGCATCGTAGGCTACCGCCGCTGGGTCGGCACCGTAGGAGTGCTTTATGACCTTGACCCCGACGCGCTTTGCATGCTCCTCGACCTGCTCTATTGCCCCGGCACGGAATGTGTCGCTCGCCGCTATTACGACGCTCAGCCCGTTCTTTTTGAGCCAGTGGGCGAGCTTGGCTATGGTTGTCGTCTTCCCGGAGCCGTTGAAGCCCACGAAGGCTATGACGAAGGGCTTCTCCTCTTTGGAGCGTATCATCTCCAGGAGGTCAATCTTTTTTTCAGGCGTGAGAACCTCCAGGACCGCTTCGCGGACGGCTTCCTCAACCAAAGCCTTCTTGTTGGTTCCTATCTTGACCTTCTGGCCGACGAGCTTTTCCTTTATCCTCTCCTTCAGCTCCTCGACGGTCTCAAGTGCAACGTCTGCTTCGAGAAGCTCTATCTCCAGGTCCCAGAGGGCGTTCTCGACGTCCTTCTCGCTTATTTCAGTCTGTGAGACTTTCTCAACGAATGAGCCTAACTTCTCCTTGAGCTTTCCAAGCATGTTCATCACCTGATGAGCGAGGGACTTATGCCTATATAATTATTATGAAGATGCCCTCGGCGATAGCTGGTGTCATCATACTTCAGACCCGAAACCGCTCGTCATCGGGCGGTTCAACTCTATCCGAACCTCTTATAAACTCAGTACCTCCTGACGTAGGTTTTGCTCTCCACCACCCTGCCGTTCTCAAGGCGCACGACGTCCACTCGTTCGAAGCCGACGGTTTCCCTCTTGTATGCTATTAAATAATCAATGAATTCCCTAATTCCATAGCGGGTTATTGAGTCCTTCACGTACTTGTGCTCGTAGAGCAGAACGAGTCTGTCCCTGTGACTCCCCAGCCATTCCCTGAGCTTTGCCCTCTCAGCCTTTGACCGTGAGAGCGGGTTGACTATGAGGTAGACATCGAAGTCGTCGCTCTCGAAGGGTGAGCCTATGTAAACGTCACCGTCGATCTGAAACGGCAGATACTCCGCAAGTATGCGCCTTCCCGTTTTCCCCCATGCACTCAGGTATATTCTCGCGAGTCTCTTCCCGTCGCCGGTAATTAAAACCGCTCCCGAATTTAATTCGGCTATTTTCTTCAGCATGGTCATCACAAAAAACTTTTACTCCGAGGTTAAAATTCTTTCTCAAATTTTCGGCTCCCAGAGAACCATAAAGTATATATTGCGTTTTAATGCTATACCTTTGAAAACTCGCGGGGTGTTAGCATGAAGAAGCTGTTTAGCCTGTTTTTAATTGGCCTCTTGGCTCTCGGCGTAGTGGCCAGCGGATGTATTTCTCCAGGAAAGGAAGAAACTCAGACCAAGGGTGCCATTGCCATAGTTTACGATGTCGGTGGCAGGGGTGACCTGAGCTTCAACGACATGGCCTACCTTGGAGCTTCCAAGGCCGCAAAGGACTTCAATCTGGAGCTGGTGGAACTCCAGAGCAACAGTGAGGACGACTACGTCAAGAACCTTGAGACCCTCGCAAGCCAGAAGAAGTACCTCGTTATCATAGCCGTCGGCTTCATGATGACCGACGCGGTTAAGCAGGTTGCCGATGAGTATCCGGACCAGAAGTTCGCCATAATCGACGGTTACATTCCTGACAAGGACAACGTCATGAGCATCCTCTTCAAGGAGAACGAGGGTTCTGCCCTTGCCGGTGCGCTCGCTGGCCTCATAGCGGCCAACGACGGCAAGGACAAGGTCGGAATCGTCCTTGGAATGGAGATACCTGTTCTCTACAAGTTTGAGGCAGGTTACCGCTTCGGTGTCAAGTGGGCTGAGGACTACTACAAGCAGAAGACCGGAAATGACGTCAGCATAGACGTCATCTACCAGTACACCGGAACCTTTAACGACGCAGCCAAGGGTAAAGCCGCTGCCAGGGCCCAGCTCGCCCAGGGAGCATGGGTCATCTATCAGGTCGCCGGCGGAACCGGACTCGGTGTCTTCGACGCCGTTTCAGAGGTTCTCGACTCCCAGGGCAAGAAGATGGGTCCGCCGTTTGCAATCGGTGTTGACTCTGCCCAGGACTGGATCAAGCCGGGCGTCATAATAGCCAGCATGATGAAGCGCGTTGATGTCGGTGTCTACACCGCCGTTAAGGATGCCGTGGAAGGCACCTTCAAGGGAGGCATAGTCGAGCTCGGCCTTAAGGAAGACGGTGTCGGCATAAGCAGCGTTGACGACGTCATGGCAATGTTCAACTCTCTCCCGGAGGACACCCAGAAGCAGAAACTCAAGGACCTCGGCTTCAACAGCAAGGACGAACTCAAGCAATACCTTGAGCAGACCAGGGCCCAGGTTCCGGCCTGGATATGGGAGGCCGTCAACGACCTCAAGGGTAAGATAATAACCGGAACTATAAAGGTCCCGGCTCCGATGGACAAGGAAGGCATAGAGAAGGTCCGCGCCGCCAAGACCTGGCAGGAAATGATGGAGCTCGCCAAGTGAGCTCTTAACCCCTTTCTTTTCTCCACTTTAAGGGGGTGCTGTAATGGAGAGGACGCCAATAATCGAGATGAAGGGAATCGTCAAGGTCTATCCCGACGGCACTAAGGCCCTTAAGGGCGTTGACCTTACAGTGTATAAAGGTGAGATTTTGGGTCTCCTCGGTGAGAACGGCGCCGGAAAGACCACCCTTATGAAGATCCTTTTCGGCATGCTTCATCCAACCTCGGGTAAAATATTCATAAGAGGTGAGGAGGTCAGGTTTAAGAGCCCCTCCGATGCTATAGCTCATGGCATCGGCATGGTTCACCAGCATTTCACGCTCGTTGAGGTTTTCGATGCCCTCCATAACATAATTCTCGGCATGGAGGGCCACGGGCTGTTCTCAAAGATTGATGTTGATAGGGCCACAGAAAAGCTTCAGAAGCTCATGGAAGACCTAAACTTCAAAGTCCCCCTGGACGTTCCGGTTGAGGACCTCCCGGTGGGAGTCCAGCAGAGGATTGAAATCCTCAAGATGCTCTTCAGGGACGTTGACGTTCTGATACTCGACGAGCCGACGGCCGTGCTGACGCCCCTTGAGGTTGAGGAACTCTTCGCCGTTCTCAAAAAGCTGAAGGCCGAGGGGAAGACGATAATCTTCATCAGCCACAAACTCAACGAGGTCATGGAGCTCACGGACCGCGTTACGGTTATCAGAAAGGGCGAGGTTATAGGAACAGTCAACACGAGTGAGGCAACGCCCCAGCTGCTGGCAAGGATGATGGTGGGAAGGGACGTCGTTCTCAGGATACAGAAGCCGCCCAAGGAGCCTGGAGAGCCCATACTTGAGATACGGGACCTCTGGGTGAAGGGTGACAGGGGCGAAGAAGCCGTCGGGGGGCTGTCATTTGAGGTACGGGCCGGCGAGATATTCGGGATAGCAGGTGTTGAGGGCAACGGTCAGACAGAACTCATCGAGGCCATCACCGGACTCAGAAGGCCCGAAAAGGGACAGATTCTTTTAAACGGAGTGGAGATAACTGGCAGGAGTCCAAGGGAACTCTATGAAGCTGGAATGGCTCACATCCCTGAAGACAGGACCCATATGGGGCTGATACTTAACATGACCGTCACGGAGAACGCGATACTCGGTCTCCAGTGGATGAAGGAGTTCCAGCGCTGGAAGGGGACGATAGACTGGAACAGGGCCAGGGAGCACACCAGACGGCTCATAGAGGAGTTCGAAATCGTCGCTCCGGGTGTTGATGCCCCCGTCAAGAGCCTCAGCGGCGGCAACCAGCAGAAGCTTATCGTTGCAAGGGAGGTCAGCAAGAAGCCCGTGCTCATAGTGGCTTCCCAGCCTACAAGGGGCGTTGACGTCGCCTCCACGGAATACATCAGGAACTACCTCGTGAAGCTCAGGAACGAGGGTAAGGCGGTTCTCCTTGTATCCGCGGATCTTGACGAGGTCGTCCAGCTCAGCGACCGGATGGGAATAATATACGAGGGCGAGTTCATGGGCATTGTGAAGCCCGAGGAGGTCACCACAGAAGAGATTGGTATGATGATGGGAGGTATCCGCTATGAAGAAATCAGGAAGTGAGCTCCTCAAATCCCTGAACTTCCGTCCGTTCATCGAGAGCCTCATAGCCATATTCGTCGGCTTCCTCATAGGTGCGATAGTTCTTCTGGCTTTCGGCTACAACCCCTTCGAGGCCTACTACTGGCTCTTCCAGGGTGCGCTTGGCTCCACCCGGGGAATCGCCTCGACCCTCAAGTACGCAACGCCCATAATGCTCACGGCACTGACCTTTGCGATAGGCACCAGAACGGGAATATTCAACATAGGTGCAGAGGGCTCCTTCTACTTCGGTGCAATAGCGGCGGTGATATTCACCAACGTCTGGGACAACATGCTCTTCGGCCTTGTCATGGGCATGCTCCTTGGAGCGCTCTGGGCGCTTCCGGCCGCGGTTCTCAAGGTTTATCGCGGCGTCCATGAGGTCATATCCACGATAATGCTCAACTGGATCGGCTGGTTCTTCGTGCTATGGCTTATAGTCGGACCATACGCCAACCCCAACGACCCCAACAAGACCATCAGGATTCCTGTCGATGCTAGACTCCCGGAGATTGGCTACGGCCTTTCAATAGCCATCATAATCGCGGTGGTAGCGGCCCTGCTGACGTACTTCCTGCTCTGGCACACAACAATGGGCTTCGGAATGCGCGCCAGCGGAATGAACGAGAAGGCGGCACGCTACGCCGGAATGAACCCCAAGATGGCCGTTATGTGGTCTTTCCTCATCGGCGGTCTGCTCAGCGGACTGGGAGGTGCCATGAAGATCATGGGTGAAGGCCCCACCTATGCCATCAGTCAGGGAGGAGCTAACATCTACGGCTTCGGTTTTGACGGTATCGGTGTCTCTCTGGTCGGCAGAAACCACCCGCTCGGAATAATCCTCGCGGCGATATTCTTTGGAATGCTCCGCGCTGGAACGGCCCTGATGCAGGCTCAGGCACAGGTTCCGCTCGAAATCATCAAGGTCATCCAGGGAATCATAGTCATAACCGTTGCCATTCCGAGCCTCTACGACCTGATTAAGAAGGCCATTCACAGGGGGGCTGCCCAATGAACGTTGGTGACGTCCTCACAATACTGTTCACCTCCCTCATGGCCATGGTGCCGATAGTGCTTACCAGCGTCGGCGCCGCCTGGAGCGAGCGCGCCGGTGTGGTCAGCATCGGCTACGAGGGTGTTCTCCTGATGAGCGCATTCTTCGGCGCGATATTTGCAGAACTTGCGCACAACGCCATAGTTGGCCTCGTCGGCGGAATAGTCGTTGGCGTCCTGCTTGGCATGCTCCACGGCGCCCTCACGGTGTACCTCAAGGGAGACCACGTCATTCCGGGTATAGGCATCAACCTCCTGGCGCTCGGTGTGGTTCCCTTCGGCATACTGGCCTACTGGGGAACCGCCGGGCAGCACCAGCTTCCCGATGACGCGCAGATGTGGCACATCAGAACCCCATACGGCGAGCTGAGCCCCATGGTCTTCGTGACAATAGCGATAGCCATAGTAACCTGGTGGGTGCTCTTCAAGACGCCACTCGGTCTGCGCGTCCGCTCCGTCGGTGAAAACCCCGAGGCGGCAGACGCGCTGGGCATCAACGTCGAGAAGTACAGGTTCTGGTCCACAGTTTACGGACACGCCCTCGCCGGTCTCGGTGGGGCTTTCATGAGCGTTGACTGGCTCGGCCTGGTTCACAAGACGATGTCGGGAGGCAGGGGTTTCATAGCGCTGGCCAACATGGTCTTCAGCGGCTGGAACCCGCTCGTGTCCCTGATAGGCGGCTGGCTCTTCGGATTCTTCGACGCCCTCGCCACGTGGCTGGCACCGAAGCACATAATCCCCGGGCAGTTCATCCTCATGCTGCCATACATAATGACCATTATCATCGTGGCGGGAATCATCGGCAAGGCCAGGCCGCCGAAGTGGGACGGAAGGCCATACAAGAGGGAGTGATTACCCTTCTTTTTCCATTTCTGTTTGCCCCATTAAGAAAAGTGAAAACAAAGACCCATCACTTCTTCAGTATTACCCCCAGGGCCGTTCCAAGAACGAGGCCAACGACGAGCGAGATTACCACGTACTGGGTGACGTCGCTTCTCTGTGTGGGTATCTTTTCCGGTGGCTTTCCTCCGAGGGCTTTGACGACGGCGGCGCTGTTCTCCGTGAGGACTTTCGTGTAGGGCTCGTCCTTCCAGAAGACCCTTATCTCCGCGGACGGCTTTCCGCTCTTGGCTGCCAGTTCCCTCGCCGCGTCCTTTAGCTGGTCTGGGCTGTCCACGGCGTAGACCACGACGTCTGCCTTGGCCGCTGTGGGGACAAGTTCATCCACCCCTATGGCCGGCACTTCCTCCTCCGGCTTTATCGAGGCGATTGCTTTGATTCCAAGCCACTCCAGAGCGTACTGGTCTGGGGGCATCTGTATAACCGCCGTGAGGTTCCCATCAACAATGGCCAGGTACGCCTCCGTTATCGCCCTTACCCTGGCTTCGAAATCTCTGTACCCGGCAAGGTACTTCTCTGCGTTTGCGGGGTCGGTCTTTTCCAGGACCTTTTCGGTGGCTCTGGCGATGGCCAGAGCGTTCGTGGGGTCAAGCCAGACGCCGTGTGGATTGTCCTTGCCCCCGTACCAGTGCTCCGGGAGGTACCTGAAGCCCTCGCGTTTGTAGTCGTCAATGAAGAGCGCCTCGCCCGTTATCGTGCCCTCCTCCTTCAGCTCCGCTATCTTCTTCTCCACCGGGAGATGGCCGCCGGTCGTTACGATGACGCTTGCCCCCCTCAGGAGTTCTATCTGACTTGCCGTGAGCTGGTACTCGTGGGGATCTGCTCCCGGGGGAATCAGGTAGACCACCTCCACCGAGTCACCGAAGGCGTCCTGAACTATTGCCGCCAGTGGTGCGATGCTGGTGACGACGAGCGGTCTATCATCCACGGCGCCGGTGAACGGTGCGATTATGCCCGTGAGGAGCATCATGATTACCAGCAGCCTCTTCATTTTCGGTCACCCTAATTCGATTAGTGTGCCGGGCTTTAAAAGCTGTCGGAAAAGGCGGAAAAGGTTTATAAGCGTGTAAAACTAAATACTCTGGGGTGGCGTCATGAAGAGACTGGTAGCATTAATAATAGTTTTTTTCCTTGCCAGTACTGCCATTCCAGCCGGTGCGTACAGCCTTGATTCCCAAACGACCGTCGCCATTCCTCAGAACTATGAGTTCCTTGGAATTGTTTACTACTTGGCCTATGGGCCGCAGGACCCGTTCGTAACCTATCGCGGGCAGTACCTCAACGATGTCGAATCGTGGTTCGGCCGGTACAGGAATCATAAAGTCGTGGGAATGCTGAGGGAGTATCTAGCAGACGCGAACTCCATATCGGAGAGGGACTACCGCCTCCTATA
Proteins encoded:
- a CDS encoding 2-oxoacid:acceptor oxidoreductase subunit alpha — translated: MIIRGDEPEQLRLLRKLYKPGNYFMQGNEAVAYGALFAGCRFYAGYPITPSSEIAETMARELPKLHGYYLQMEDEIGSIAAMVGASWTGFKVMTATAGPGFSLMQENLGYAVMTETPLVLVDVQRSGPSTGQATKGAQGDFFQARWGTHGDHPIVALSPTSGQDAFWETIRAFNIAEKLRTPVVVLFDGVLAHTREQIRIPDVSEVEITYRKLPANEEEAKLPFGDPHGDGVPPMPLFGHGYFTHVTGSTHKENGLRDVYTPEVHDRLVRRIHRKIEKNREVYERYEEHFTDDAEILVVSWGVTARPALGAVLKAREEGIKAGLFVPKTVHPFPGERMRELGKRVRVILVPEMNLGQMIIEVERYVNDDVLLKGVNKIGGVPLTVKEILREIRGVA
- a CDS encoding 2-oxoglutarate ferredoxin oxidoreductase subunit delta; this translates as MSDVEGKTVVERSDYLVTGKAEGIVEIDVDTFLCKGCGICVEMCPRKVFEWSKELSEKGVHYPVPVHAEKCVKCKLCELLCPDFAIAVRW
- a CDS encoding archaeosine biosynthesis radical SAM protein RaSEA: MTYWTSEDNVAGKPGTALFIILPTIGCYRFRINQACYMCAYPTAAPKVRWSQDAIVDYVREALKKIEGKEGPFAVRMFTSGSFLDNGELKPETRRRIFEILAKMDNVEEIVIESRSELVRYDAVKELAEIVPGKHFEVAIGLETANDDIADVSINKGNTFEDFVKAAEITHEAGAKVKTYLLLKPIFLGERDGIEDIKESIIKAEPYTDTFSINITDIQKGTLYERLWEKGEYRPPWLWSAVEVLIWAKKRFPNKRILSDPVGAGSKRGPHNCLTDYDRVIGRAIKKFSATQDISYIENLKPECREKWDYIVENGLLDWQLMTW
- the surE gene encoding 5'/3'-nucleotidase SurE translates to MPRILITNDDGIYSRGLRAAVQAVAGLGEVYVVAPLYQMSASGRAMTLHRPLRAKLVDVPGAKIAYGIDGTPTDCVIFALARFTEFDLAISGINLGENLSTEITVSGTASAAIEAATNGIPSIAISLEVSREKYKFGEGNEVDFSVASYFLRKVARAVLRNGLPDGVDMLNVNVPSDASEETGIAVTRLAHRMYRPTIEERIDPKGNPYYWIVGRKCREFELGTDAYALKVERKVSVTPINIDMTARVDLEDLYELLVI
- the ftsY gene encoding signal recognition particle-docking protein FtsY, whose translation is MLGKLKEKLGSFVEKVSQTEISEKDVENALWDLEIELLEADVALETVEELKERIKEKLVGQKVKIGTNKKALVEEAVREAVLEVLTPEKKIDLLEMIRSKEEKPFVIAFVGFNGSGKTTTIAKLAHWLKKNGLSVVIAASDTFRAGAIEQVEEHAKRVGVKVIKHSYGADPAAVAYDAIQHAKARGLDVVLIDTAGRNELNRNLMDEMKKIARVTKPDLVIFVGDSLSGNAVVEQAKQFNEAVKIDGVILTKLDADARGGAALSISHAIGAPILFVGVGQGYDDLKPFDEKWFVERIFGEG
- a CDS encoding BMP family lipoprotein, whose amino-acid sequence is MKKLFSLFLIGLLALGVVASGCISPGKEETQTKGAIAIVYDVGGRGDLSFNDMAYLGASKAAKDFNLELVELQSNSEDDYVKNLETLASQKKYLVIIAVGFMMTDAVKQVADEYPDQKFAIIDGYIPDKDNVMSILFKENEGSALAGALAGLIAANDGKDKVGIVLGMEIPVLYKFEAGYRFGVKWAEDYYKQKTGNDVSIDVIYQYTGTFNDAAKGKAAARAQLAQGAWVIYQVAGGTGLGVFDAVSEVLDSQGKKMGPPFAIGVDSAQDWIKPGVIIASMMKRVDVGVYTAVKDAVEGTFKGGIVELGLKEDGVGISSVDDVMAMFNSLPEDTQKQKLKDLGFNSKDELKQYLEQTRAQVPAWIWEAVNDLKGKIITGTIKVPAPMDKEGIEKVRAAKTWQEMMELAK
- a CDS encoding ABC transporter ATP-binding protein, translating into MERTPIIEMKGIVKVYPDGTKALKGVDLTVYKGEILGLLGENGAGKTTLMKILFGMLHPTSGKIFIRGEEVRFKSPSDAIAHGIGMVHQHFTLVEVFDALHNIILGMEGHGLFSKIDVDRATEKLQKLMEDLNFKVPLDVPVEDLPVGVQQRIEILKMLFRDVDVLILDEPTAVLTPLEVEELFAVLKKLKAEGKTIIFISHKLNEVMELTDRVTVIRKGEVIGTVNTSEATPQLLARMMVGRDVVLRIQKPPKEPGEPILEIRDLWVKGDRGEEAVGGLSFEVRAGEIFGIAGVEGNGQTELIEAITGLRRPEKGQILLNGVEITGRSPRELYEAGMAHIPEDRTHMGLILNMTVTENAILGLQWMKEFQRWKGTIDWNRAREHTRRLIEEFEIVAPGVDAPVKSLSGGNQQKLIVAREVSKKPVLIVASQPTRGVDVASTEYIRNYLVKLRNEGKAVLLVSADLDEVVQLSDRMGIIYEGEFMGIVKPEEVTTEEIGMMMGGIRYEEIRK
- a CDS encoding ABC transporter permease, which produces MKKSGSELLKSLNFRPFIESLIAIFVGFLIGAIVLLAFGYNPFEAYYWLFQGALGSTRGIASTLKYATPIMLTALTFAIGTRTGIFNIGAEGSFYFGAIAAVIFTNVWDNMLFGLVMGMLLGALWALPAAVLKVYRGVHEVISTIMLNWIGWFFVLWLIVGPYANPNDPNKTIRIPVDARLPEIGYGLSIAIIIAVVAALLTYFLLWHTTMGFGMRASGMNEKAARYAGMNPKMAVMWSFLIGGLLSGLGGAMKIMGEGPTYAISQGGANIYGFGFDGIGVSLVGRNHPLGIILAAIFFGMLRAGTALMQAQAQVPLEIIKVIQGIIVITVAIPSLYDLIKKAIHRGAAQ
- a CDS encoding ABC transporter permease; the encoded protein is MNVGDVLTILFTSLMAMVPIVLTSVGAAWSERAGVVSIGYEGVLLMSAFFGAIFAELAHNAIVGLVGGIVVGVLLGMLHGALTVYLKGDHVIPGIGINLLALGVVPFGILAYWGTAGQHQLPDDAQMWHIRTPYGELSPMVFVTIAIAIVTWWVLFKTPLGLRVRSVGENPEAADALGINVEKYRFWSTVYGHALAGLGGAFMSVDWLGLVHKTMSGGRGFIALANMVFSGWNPLVSLIGGWLFGFFDALATWLAPKHIIPGQFILMLPYIMTIIIVAGIIGKARPPKWDGRPYKRE
- a CDS encoding metal ABC transporter solute-binding protein, Zn/Mn family, which codes for MKRLLVIMMLLTGIIAPFTGAVDDRPLVVTSIAPLAAIVQDAFGDSVEVVYLIPPGADPHEYQLTASQIELLRGASVIVTTGGHLPVEKKIAELKEEGTITGEALFIDDYKREGFRYLPEHWYGGKDNPHGVWLDPTNALAIARATEKVLEKTDPANAEKYLAGYRDFEARVRAITEAYLAIVDGNLTAVIQMPPDQYALEWLGIKAIASIKPEEEVPAIGVDELVPTAAKADVVVYAVDSPDQLKDAARELAAKSGKPSAEIRVFWKDEPYTKVLTENSAAVVKALGGKPPEKIPTQRSDVTQYVVISLVVGLVLGTALGVILKK